One window of Phycisphaerae bacterium genomic DNA carries:
- a CDS encoding M28 family peptidase: MRSATAVASGALILAALMPATASSARAQGTPLGRYAASCVDQAIFEHVHGNVLYTHDGDDNGYGPEHDLSRLAIEAELSSYGFTPVLDPFVYQGQTYYNVVVERLGTTRPEDIYVVGAHWDSVDNPGADDNASGVAALLEIARLIGQWESAATIRLIAFDREEQGLRGSAAYVLDHLDDNFAGMVALDMLAWREGPHSLARIYGRALSDSVKYPLAAAVADYAHIQCSVHGLLDRSDHAPFEQHGFPAAWLMEYDFWTNPYYHLPSDSLDTPGYIDYDYALALTRGVLGWLVDAAGVVPSHPTGDLNCDYRCDAADINAFVLALSSAAAYSAAYPDCDRLNADIDGDGEVSFGDINAFVSLLISPCAGPQVVGKLLTTEDVVDARFGGALALRGDTLLVGARADAAPDVGAGAAYVFTRAGADWADGVRLVADDAAEFDAFGTAVALGADTALIGAPGDDDGGELAGAAYVFTHSNGTWSQSCKLTADDAAAEDAFGSSVALDGDVAVIGAPGRDGSGYDMGAVYVFEHSGDAWTQQTMLLAWDGLDLDNFGFAVAIDGDVAVVGAPYHDEEYAARGAAYVFERIDGAWTPAARLTADDGADYDRFGWNVALSGDTIVVGAFRDSGIPTALSAAYVFDRHDGVWTQTTKLGTWTYTYGIPLAIDGDTIIVGRDFGNLPQNAGAARLFRRIEGVWQRQSELTAWDASASAMFGTAVVIEAATVVCGATYDYAPASGFGTVYVFDLNGAGTPWIAAAPVAPEVILGQPVTLTVSAVGRTTLNYRWRKDGHWLHDDEHVSGAMTATLTIDAVTAADAGVYDVVVSSLCGTVTSPAATLVVPPAAPPGSIKR, encoded by the coding sequence ATGCGTTCAGCAACTGCTGTAGCAAGCGGCGCCTTGATTCTCGCGGCACTCATGCCGGCTACCGCGTCGTCCGCCCGCGCCCAGGGCACGCCGTTGGGACGCTACGCCGCGAGCTGCGTGGACCAGGCCATCTTCGAGCACGTCCACGGCAACGTCCTGTACACGCATGATGGCGACGACAACGGGTACGGCCCGGAGCACGACCTGAGCCGCCTCGCCATCGAGGCGGAGCTCAGCTCCTACGGCTTCACGCCCGTGCTGGACCCGTTCGTCTACCAGGGGCAGACGTACTACAACGTCGTCGTCGAGCGGCTTGGCACCACGCGCCCCGAGGACATCTATGTCGTCGGCGCGCATTGGGACTCGGTCGACAACCCCGGGGCCGACGACAACGCCAGCGGCGTCGCCGCCCTGCTCGAGATCGCGCGGCTGATCGGGCAATGGGAATCCGCCGCGACGATTCGCCTGATCGCCTTCGACCGCGAGGAGCAGGGGCTCAGGGGCAGCGCCGCATACGTGCTCGATCACCTGGACGACAACTTCGCCGGCATGGTCGCGCTGGACATGCTGGCCTGGCGCGAGGGACCCCACAGCCTCGCCCGCATTTATGGCCGCGCGCTCTCGGACAGCGTCAAGTATCCGCTCGCCGCCGCGGTCGCCGACTACGCGCACATCCAGTGCAGCGTCCATGGCCTGCTCGACCGCAGCGACCACGCCCCGTTCGAGCAGCACGGCTTCCCCGCTGCCTGGCTCATGGAATACGACTTCTGGACCAATCCCTACTACCATTTGCCGAGCGACTCACTCGATACCCCCGGCTACATCGACTACGACTACGCGCTCGCCCTGACCCGCGGCGTGCTGGGCTGGCTGGTTGATGCCGCTGGCGTCGTGCCCAGCCATCCGACCGGCGACCTGAACTGCGACTACCGCTGCGACGCCGCCGACATCAACGCGTTCGTGCTCGCACTGAGCAGCGCCGCCGCGTACAGCGCCGCGTACCCGGACTGCGACCGCCTCAACGCCGACATTGACGGCGACGGCGAAGTGTCCTTCGGCGACATCAACGCGTTCGTCAGCCTGCTCATCAGCCCGTGTGCCGGCCCGCAGGTCGTCGGCAAGCTGCTGACCACGGAAGACGTCGTGGACGCCCGCTTCGGCGGCGCCCTCGCGCTGCGCGGCGATACACTCCTGGTCGGCGCGCGCGCCGACGCCGCGCCGGACGTCGGCGCCGGGGCGGCGTACGTCTTCACGCGCGCCGGCGCCGACTGGGCGGATGGCGTCCGGCTGGTCGCCGACGACGCCGCCGAATTCGACGCGTTCGGCACGGCCGTCGCGCTCGGCGCGGACACCGCCCTGATCGGCGCGCCGGGCGACGACGACGGCGGCGAGCTGGCCGGGGCGGCATACGTGTTCACGCACAGCAACGGCACCTGGTCGCAGAGCTGCAAACTCACGGCGGACGATGCGGCCGCGGAAGACGCGTTTGGCAGCAGTGTCGCGCTGGACGGCGACGTGGCCGTGATCGGCGCGCCCGGACGCGACGGCAGCGGCTATGACATGGGCGCGGTTTACGTCTTCGAGCACAGCGGCGACGCTTGGACGCAGCAAACGATGCTGCTCGCCTGGGACGGCCTGGACCTCGACAACTTCGGCTTCGCCGTGGCGATCGACGGTGACGTGGCGGTGGTCGGCGCGCCGTACCATGACGAGGAATACGCGGCCCGCGGCGCGGCGTACGTCTTCGAGCGGATCGACGGGGCCTGGACGCCGGCGGCGCGCCTCACTGCCGACGACGGGGCCGACTACGACCGCTTCGGCTGGAATGTCGCGCTCAGCGGCGACACCATCGTGGTCGGCGCGTTCCGCGACAGTGGCATCCCCACGGCGCTCAGTGCGGCTTATGTCTTTGACCGGCACGACGGTGTGTGGACCCAGACGACCAAGCTTGGCACGTGGACCTACACGTATGGCATCCCGCTGGCCATCGACGGCGACACGATCATCGTCGGGCGCGACTTCGGCAATCTCCCGCAGAACGCCGGCGCGGCGCGCCTCTTCCGGCGGATCGAAGGCGTCTGGCAGCGCCAGTCGGAGTTGACCGCCTGGGACGCCAGTGCCAGCGCGATGTTCGGTACGGCTGTCGTTATCGAAGCGGCGACCGTCGTCTGCGGTGCGACTTACGACTATGCGCCGGCCTCCGGGTTCGGCACCGTGTACGTGTTTGACCTGAACGGCGCGGGCACACCGTGGATTGCCGCCGCGCCCGTCGCGCCGGAGGTGATCCTGGGGCAGCCCGTCACCCTGACCGTGTCGGCCGTCGGACGCACGACGCTCAACTATCGCTGGCGCAAGGACGGCCACTGGCTGCACGATGACGAGCATGTGTCGGGAGCCATGACAGCCACGCTGACGATCGACGCGGTCACCGCCGCCGACGCGGGTGTGTATGACGTGGTCGTGAGCAGCCTGTGCGGCACGGTGACCAGCCCCGCCGCCACGCTGGTCGTGCCGCCGGCCGCGCCACCGGGCAGCATCAAGCGCTGA
- a CDS encoding thioredoxin domain-containing protein, translated as MTTHAAPENRLSQATSPYLQQHARNPVDWYEWGPDALARARAEDKPIFLSVGYSACHWCHVMAHESFENPDIAAVMNAHFVNIKVDREERPDLDEIYMQATLVLNQGQGGWPMSVWLTPDLKPFFAGTYFPPTTRDGRAGFSELCQAIGKAWQQHRGDITAQADKLTDVVRAGLQAAPAEHAELTLATVDQAAEMLAGAFDTVSGGLVSGATNKFPPSMALDLMLRSALRRAEGTARRRQLVGLTELTLDQMAAGGIYDQLGGGIHRYSTDVEWHVPHFEKMLYDQALVSRIYLDAYQLTQKPRYARIARGICDYVLADLRAPEGAFYSARDADSEGVEGKYYVWTRAEVSAAIGPEDAELFCAHYDIREAGNWQDPHDPHTPKSVLRELRSYACCAKMFGISPEECERRLTRGRERLLAVRAQRVPPALDDKILCEWNGLMIASLARAGCVLGEPRYVEAAAQAARFILEKQYVDGRLRRSYRAGRTLGMAFLSDYACLIDGLLELYEATFDPQWLERAAELNRVVIAQYHDADRGGFYFTAADHETLLARSKDVRDAAVPSGNSVQLMNLLRLSVMLGDERYRALAQKTMQALAGDVQGSPWTAERFLAAVDFALAGPVELAIVGDPRQVETQALLRQVHATYLPNRVLMLKNPARPDAHVKSPLLENREQVAGRPAAYVCRDFTCQRPVNTPEDLAAQLAARRE; from the coding sequence ATGACGACGCACGCAGCGCCCGAGAACCGACTCAGCCAAGCCACGTCTCCCTACCTGCAACAGCATGCTCGCAATCCGGTGGATTGGTACGAGTGGGGCCCGGACGCGCTCGCGCGGGCTCGCGCAGAGGATAAGCCGATCTTCCTGAGCGTCGGCTACTCCGCCTGCCACTGGTGCCACGTGATGGCGCACGAGAGCTTCGAGAATCCCGACATCGCGGCCGTGATGAACGCGCACTTCGTGAACATCAAGGTGGACCGCGAGGAGCGGCCCGACCTCGATGAGATCTATATGCAGGCCACGCTGGTGCTGAACCAGGGGCAGGGCGGCTGGCCGATGAGCGTGTGGCTGACGCCGGATTTGAAGCCGTTTTTCGCCGGCACGTATTTTCCCCCCACGACGCGCGACGGACGGGCGGGTTTCAGCGAGCTGTGCCAGGCGATCGGCAAGGCGTGGCAGCAGCACCGCGGGGACATCACGGCGCAGGCGGACAAGCTGACGGACGTGGTGCGGGCGGGGTTGCAGGCGGCGCCGGCGGAGCATGCGGAGCTGACGCTGGCCACGGTCGATCAGGCGGCGGAGATGCTGGCGGGCGCGTTCGACACGGTCAGCGGCGGCCTGGTGAGCGGGGCGACAAACAAGTTTCCGCCGAGCATGGCGCTGGACCTGATGCTGCGGTCGGCGCTGCGGCGGGCGGAGGGCACGGCGCGGCGGCGGCAACTGGTGGGCTTGACGGAGCTGACGCTGGACCAGATGGCGGCGGGCGGGATTTATGATCAGCTGGGCGGCGGGATTCACCGCTACAGCACCGATGTCGAGTGGCACGTGCCGCACTTTGAGAAGATGCTGTACGACCAGGCGCTGGTGAGCCGGATTTACCTCGACGCGTATCAGCTCACCCAAAAGCCACGGTACGCGCGGATTGCGCGGGGGATCTGCGACTACGTGCTGGCGGATCTGCGGGCGCCGGAGGGCGCCTTTTACAGCGCGCGGGACGCGGACAGCGAGGGGGTCGAAGGCAAGTACTACGTGTGGACGCGGGCCGAGGTGTCGGCGGCGATCGGCCCGGAGGACGCAGAGCTGTTCTGCGCGCACTACGACATCCGCGAAGCCGGCAACTGGCAGGATCCGCACGATCCGCACACCCCGAAGAGCGTGCTGCGCGAGCTGCGCAGCTATGCCTGCTGTGCCAAGATGTTCGGGATCAGTCCGGAAGAATGCGAGCGGCGACTCACGCGCGGGCGGGAGAGACTGCTGGCCGTGCGGGCGCAGCGCGTGCCCCCGGCGCTGGATGACAAGATCCTGTGCGAGTGGAACGGGCTGATGATCGCGAGCCTGGCCCGGGCCGGGTGCGTGCTCGGCGAGCCGCGATACGTCGAGGCCGCCGCGCAGGCGGCGCGCTTCATCCTGGAAAAACAGTACGTGGACGGGCGACTGCGGCGATCCTATCGCGCCGGGCGGACGCTGGGCATGGCCTTCCTGAGCGACTACGCGTGCCTGATCGACGGGCTGCTCGAGTTGTACGAAGCCACGTTCGACCCCCAGTGGCTGGAGCGCGCAGCCGAGCTGAATCGCGTCGTCATTGCGCAGTACCATGATGCCGACCGCGGCGGCTTCTATTTCACAGCGGCGGACCACGAGACGCTGCTGGCCCGCAGCAAGGACGTGCGCGATGCCGCCGTGCCCTCGGGCAACTCGGTGCAGCTCATGAACCTGCTGCGGCTGTCGGTCATGCTCGGCGACGAGCGCTACCGCGCGCTGGCGCAGAAGACCATGCAGGCGCTGGCGGGGGACGTGCAGGGTTCGCCCTGGACTGCGGAGCGTTTTCTGGCGGCGGTGGATTTCGCACTGGCGGGCCCGGTCGAGCTGGCGATTGTCGGTGACCCGCGGCAGGTCGAGACGCAGGCCCTGCTCAGGCAGGTGCACGCGACCTATCTGCCCAATCGCGTGCTGATGCTGAAGAACCCGGCGCGGCCGGATGCGCATGTAAAATCGCCGCTGCTGGAGAACCGCGAACAGGTCGCCGGCCGCCCCGCGGCGTATGTCTGCCGCGACTTCACCTGTCAGCGGCCGGTGAACACGCCGGAAGACCTGGCGGCCCAACTCGCCGCGCGGCGGGAGTAA
- a CDS encoding PQQ-binding-like beta-propeller repeat protein: MAADQDDEDDMSVATMNLRFGRQHGLGIAILLAIVCVSASGGQEATTRPASAPASAPSSAPATGTDWPMFRGNSANTGVAGTALPEKLHVRWKHELGAGTTSTAAIANGVVYVGDDDGKLYALELATGRLRWQYAAADAVQSSPTVVAGLVVCGDDAGVLQACDAQTGAARWTFKTDDRIISSAVPQGERLVVGSYDGGLYCLRIADGERVWRYDVQERVHATPAVVGEQVLVAACDGQLHIVNLADGTPVRRVQLGAVSGAAAAVSGAYVYLATYGQEVVGIDWRVGAVLWRFEDEERQLPYLSSAAVSGGLVIVGGQDKRVHALDTRNGAQRWRFVTRGRVDSSPVVAGERVYVGSADGNLYALDLRTGAEVWRFEAGGAIAASPAVGAGCLVVGTESGVLYCFAGGAAESENRRARD, translated from the coding sequence GTGGCTGCTGACCAAGACGATGAGGACGACATGAGCGTGGCGACGATGAATCTTCGATTCGGGCGACAGCACGGGCTTGGCATCGCGATCCTGCTCGCGATTGTTTGCGTCAGCGCGTCCGGCGGACAGGAAGCGACCACGCGACCGGCGTCCGCGCCGGCGTCAGCACCCAGCAGCGCGCCGGCGACCGGAACGGATTGGCCCATGTTCCGCGGCAATTCGGCCAACACCGGCGTTGCGGGTACGGCGCTCCCCGAGAAATTGCACGTGCGCTGGAAGCATGAGCTGGGGGCCGGCACGACTTCCACGGCGGCGATCGCGAACGGCGTCGTGTACGTGGGCGATGATGATGGCAAGCTGTACGCGCTCGAGCTGGCCACCGGGCGGCTGAGATGGCAGTACGCGGCCGCGGATGCGGTCCAGTCATCGCCAACGGTCGTCGCCGGTCTGGTCGTGTGCGGGGATGACGCCGGCGTGCTGCAGGCTTGCGACGCGCAGACGGGCGCCGCGCGCTGGACGTTCAAGACGGATGATCGGATCATTTCATCGGCGGTTCCGCAGGGCGAGCGTCTGGTCGTGGGGTCATACGATGGCGGGCTGTACTGCCTGCGGATTGCAGACGGCGAGCGCGTCTGGCGCTACGACGTGCAGGAACGCGTGCACGCGACGCCGGCCGTGGTGGGCGAACAGGTGCTGGTCGCGGCGTGCGATGGGCAGTTGCACATCGTGAACCTCGCCGACGGCACGCCGGTGCGGCGGGTGCAGCTGGGCGCGGTCAGCGGGGCGGCGGCGGCGGTGAGCGGTGCGTATGTGTATTTAGCGACGTATGGGCAGGAGGTGGTGGGAATCGACTGGCGGGTGGGCGCGGTGCTGTGGCGGTTCGAGGATGAGGAGCGGCAGTTGCCGTATCTTTCGTCGGCGGCGGTAAGCGGGGGCCTCGTGATTGTGGGTGGCCAAGACAAGCGGGTGCACGCGCTGGACACGCGGAATGGCGCGCAGCGCTGGCGGTTCGTGACGCGCGGACGGGTTGATTCATCGCCGGTGGTTGCAGGTGAGCGCGTGTACGTGGGTTCGGCGGACGGCAACCTGTACGCGCTGGATTTGCGCACGGGCGCGGAGGTCTGGCGGTTCGAGGCGGGCGGGGCGATTGCGGCGTCGCCGGCGGTGGGCGCGGGGTGCCTGGTGGTCGGCACGGAGAGCGGGGTGCTGTACTGTTTTGCGGGTGGGGCGGCCGAATCGGAGAATCGCCGGGCGCGCGATTGA